A window of the Lysinibacillus irui genome harbors these coding sequences:
- a CDS encoding transporter substrate-binding domain-containing protein, translated as MKNKLFLLMLVLVIGVLVACGSKDNNASNAGSNTNTEDKQVLKVGTSADYAPFEYVDAAKGEEIIGFDIDLIKLVGEKIGVDMQVQDMDFNSLVPALQAGKIDVVISGMTPNPEREKVVDFSDKYNETEQVIIVKKDSGIKKEADLAGKKIGVQTASIQENLGNEIAKKVDVSVEGRTRIPEIIQDMMSKRLDAGILEGGVAKGYLKTNDQLEAFPVEEQPEDFKAIAVPKGSDLKDKINKALKELADEGKIQELEEKWLEKVE; from the coding sequence ATGAAGAACAAGTTATTCTTGTTAATGCTTGTACTTGTAATAGGTGTACTTGTCGCATGTGGCAGTAAAGATAATAATGCTAGCAATGCAGGATCAAATACTAATACAGAGGACAAGCAGGTATTAAAAGTTGGTACATCAGCTGACTATGCACCATTTGAATATGTGGACGCAGCGAAAGGCGAAGAAATTATTGGCTTTGATATTGATTTAATCAAGTTAGTTGGCGAAAAAATAGGCGTTGATATGCAAGTGCAAGATATGGACTTCAATAGTTTAGTACCAGCGCTACAGGCAGGAAAAATTGATGTCGTTATTTCTGGTATGACGCCGAACCCAGAACGTGAAAAAGTGGTTGATTTCTCTGATAAATACAATGAAACAGAGCAAGTAATCATTGTTAAAAAGGATAGCGGTATTAAAAAAGAGGCTGATTTGGCTGGTAAAAAAATTGGTGTACAAACAGCATCTATTCAAGAAAATTTAGGTAATGAAATCGCGAAAAAAGTAGATGTATCAGTAGAAGGACGTACACGTATTCCTGAGATTATTCAAGATATGATGTCTAAACGCTTAGACGCAGGTATTTTAGAGGGTGGCGTTGCGAAAGGTTATTTAAAAACAAATGATCAATTAGAAGCCTTCCCTGTAGAAGAACAACCAGAAGATTTCAAAGCGATCGCGGTTCCAAAAGGAAGCGATTTAAAAGATAAAATTAATAAAGCATTAAAAGAACTAGCTGATGAAGGCAAAATTCAAGAGCTAGAAGAAAAATGGTTAGAAAAAGTTGAATAA